Proteins encoded together in one Bos indicus isolate NIAB-ARS_2022 breed Sahiwal x Tharparkar chromosome 25, NIAB-ARS_B.indTharparkar_mat_pri_1.0, whole genome shotgun sequence window:
- the MYL10 gene encoding myosin regulatory light chain 10: MFDQSQIQEFKEAFTIMDQNRDGFIDKEDLRDTFAALGRINVKNEELEAMVKEAPGPINFTVFLTMFGEKLKGTDPEETILHAFKVFDTEGKGFVKADFIKEKLMTQADRFSEEEVKQMFAAFPPDVCGNLDYRNLCYVITHGEEKD; the protein is encoded by the exons ATGTTTGATCAGTCCCAGATCCAGGAGTTTAAAGAG GCCTTCACCATCATGGACCAGAACCGGGATGGCTTCATCGACAAGGAGGACCTGAGGGACACCTTTGCTGCCCTGG GCCGCATCAATGTAAAGAACGAGGAGCTGGAGGCCATGGTGAAGGAGGCCCCTGGGCCCATCAACTTCACTGTCTTCCTGACCATGTTTGGGGAGAAGCTGAAGG GTACAGACCCCGAGGAGACCATCCTCCACGCCTTCAAGGTGTTCGACACTGAAGGGAAAGGTTTCGTCAAGGCTGATTT CATCAAAGAGAAGCTCATGACGCAGGCAGACCGGTTCAGTGAGGAGGAG gtCAAGCAGATGTTTGCCGCTTTCCCGCCAGATGTGTGTGGCAATCTGGACTACAGGAACCTGTGTTACGTCATCACGCATGGTGAAGAGAAGGACTAG